Proteins encoded within one genomic window of Neorhizobium galegae bv. orientalis str. HAMBI 540:
- a CDS encoding M20/M25/M40 family metallo-hydrolase has protein sequence MTATEDWLERLIAHPTVSSETNLPLIEDIEATLANAGAVCERFYDTSGQKAALLVRLGPDAPGGLMLSGHVDVVPAAGQDWTVSPFSLTRKDGRLYGRGTTDMKGFVASAVALAEAIDVKSLAAPLWLAISYDEEIGCVGVRPMLEEIVGRDILPDLIVVGEPTSMQLGLGHKGKMAFHVKVRGVPRHSAEAPLALNALHIATDFVSGLRKLQDEIQARGSRESGYSVPYATVHVGKLSGGTAVNLVPDQAELLMECRTMAADDPLALTEQVRKAGAAAVAPHKDRFKEASIDIEITGNYPGHSVDRSHPMVQAFASCLPKGARDCRVSFGTEAGLFAQALDVPVVICGPGSMDQGTARTNSSRKHSLRGAMQCLLRLSFGFAQAVGRLLRMSQSRCTEKYNLPKSPRQEE, from the coding sequence GTGACCGCGACTGAGGATTGGCTGGAGCGCCTGATCGCTCATCCCACGGTCAGTTCCGAGACGAACCTGCCGCTGATCGAGGACATTGAAGCGACGCTGGCGAATGCGGGTGCCGTCTGCGAGCGCTTCTACGATACGAGCGGGCAAAAGGCGGCACTTCTGGTGCGTCTGGGGCCGGATGCGCCAGGAGGGCTGATGCTCTCGGGACATGTCGACGTGGTGCCGGCCGCTGGGCAGGACTGGACGGTTTCCCCTTTCAGCCTGACCCGGAAAGATGGCAGGCTTTACGGACGCGGCACGACCGACATGAAAGGCTTTGTCGCTTCCGCCGTGGCACTGGCAGAGGCGATCGATGTCAAAAGCTTGGCCGCCCCGCTATGGCTCGCCATCTCCTATGACGAGGAGATCGGCTGCGTCGGCGTCAGGCCGATGCTTGAAGAAATTGTAGGGCGGGACATCCTGCCCGACCTGATCGTCGTCGGTGAGCCGACATCGATGCAGCTTGGTCTCGGCCACAAGGGCAAGATGGCTTTTCACGTCAAGGTCCGGGGCGTTCCGCGCCACTCCGCCGAAGCGCCGCTTGCACTCAATGCGCTGCATATCGCCACCGACTTCGTATCCGGCCTGCGGAAATTGCAGGACGAGATCCAAGCCCGAGGTTCGCGTGAATCCGGCTACTCGGTGCCCTACGCAACGGTGCATGTCGGCAAGCTGTCGGGTGGAACCGCGGTCAATCTGGTGCCGGATCAAGCGGAACTGCTGATGGAATGCCGCACGATGGCGGCCGACGACCCGCTTGCTCTTACCGAGCAGGTCCGCAAGGCCGGCGCGGCCGCCGTTGCTCCGCACAAGGATCGCTTCAAGGAGGCATCGATCGACATCGAGATCACCGGCAATTATCCAGGCCATTCTGTCGATCGCAGCCATCCGATGGTGCAAGCATTTGCCTCATGCCTGCCGAAGGGAGCCAGGGACTGCCGCGTCAGCTTCGGCACGGAGGCGGGTCTGTTTGCGCAGGCGCTGGACGTTCCCGTGGTGATCTGCGGCCCCGGTAGCATGGATCAGGGGACCGCCCGGACGAATTCATCGAGGAAACACAGCTTGCGCGGTGCGATGCAGTGCTTGCTGAGGCTGTCATTCGGTTTTGCGCAAGCCGTCGGCCGCTTGCTTCGCATGAGCCAAAGCAGATGCACGGAAAAATATAATTTACCGAAGTCGCCGCGACAGGAAGAGTAA
- a CDS encoding ABC transporter substrate-binding protein, giving the protein MYNNVSRRGFMKTTTGLAAVALAAPVILKGNRVFAGETLVVRDMGGAFYEGFKVAFYDTFAAETGVTIQTNTNEPDPIPQYKMAIDTDTKLFDVALMTPEHVLRIRKLGNNYMLPLNIEVPNKADFAPHTFEPDFAGVAIFALAMAYRKDTMKTVPASWADFWNAKAFKGRRGMWRSPVTTLEMALLADGVPLDKLYPLDVDRAFKSLDKVKSSIDIWWTSGAHATQLLQNGELDMMSTWSTRAQAAINAGAPAGIVWNGGLFNIDGWTIAGNTKKADLARKFIEWCLDAKRQAAYTGILACGPTNMKAYEHLSAEKAQLLPTAPANIKGLAVLNAAYWAEHQDELTQRFEQWILS; this is encoded by the coding sequence ATGTATAACAATGTATCACGCCGTGGTTTCATGAAGACGACGACCGGGCTTGCCGCCGTGGCGCTTGCAGCTCCGGTCATTCTGAAGGGCAACCGCGTCTTTGCCGGCGAAACGCTGGTCGTACGCGACATGGGCGGAGCCTTCTACGAAGGTTTCAAGGTTGCCTTCTACGACACCTTTGCCGCCGAGACGGGTGTTACCATACAGACCAATACCAACGAGCCAGATCCGATCCCGCAGTACAAGATGGCGATCGATACCGACACGAAGCTGTTCGACGTCGCCCTAATGACGCCGGAACACGTGCTGCGCATCCGCAAGCTCGGCAACAACTATATGTTGCCCCTTAACATCGAGGTCCCCAACAAGGCTGACTTCGCCCCGCACACGTTCGAACCCGATTTCGCCGGCGTCGCGATCTTCGCGCTCGCCATGGCCTACCGCAAGGACACCATGAAGACGGTTCCGGCCAGCTGGGCCGATTTCTGGAACGCCAAAGCTTTCAAAGGCCGCCGTGGCATGTGGCGCAGCCCGGTCACGACGCTGGAAATGGCGTTGCTCGCTGATGGCGTTCCGCTCGACAAGCTTTATCCGCTCGACGTCGATCGCGCCTTCAAGAGCCTCGACAAGGTCAAGTCCAGCATCGACATCTGGTGGACTTCGGGCGCTCATGCAACCCAGCTTCTTCAGAATGGCGAACTGGACATGATGTCGACCTGGTCGACCCGCGCACAAGCAGCCATCAATGCCGGCGCACCGGCTGGCATCGTCTGGAATGGCGGCCTGTTCAACATCGATGGGTGGACCATTGCCGGCAACACGAAAAAGGCCGATCTTGCCCGCAAGTTCATCGAATGGTGCCTGGATGCAAAACGTCAGGCAGCCTATACGGGCATCCTGGCTTGCGGCCCGACCAACATGAAGGCTTACGAGCATCTGAGCGCGGAAAAGGCTCAGCTTCTGCCGACAGCACCCGCCAACATCAAGGGCCTGGCTGTTCTTAACGCTGCCTATTGGGCGGAGCATCAGGACGAACTAACCCAGCGCTTCGAACAGTGGATTCTGAGCTGA
- a CDS encoding ABC transporter permease subunit yields the protein MAELSAKDTFSRKRLRADSLWLTMPGLVYMALLLILPAGALIWQSFIDPKSGAFDLTVYRQMFSAGVYVKVLANTFAISAQVTIVCLLVGYPIAVWLAGMPERRRRMAMWLVLLPFWVSPLLKNFAWIVLLARKGIVAQMLIGMGFDTQLDLLYGRGAVIFGMAHAMLPLAILTMLPTMLSIDGRLIPAAMTMGASRSQSFWRIFVPLSMPGVAAAGLLIFVMGLGFFITPALLGSPRETVIGQMMITQVQQLFNLRLGGALATLLLAVTLTTIALYDRFFGMSAVSGNSAAARRGGVVGAIGGVLIEIGAFVSDFIANLFPTRLGRRVFTTFVWIVIAIMIVPVLAFPPMAFSGSSFLEFPPKSFSLRWFQTYLSSDQWMGATTRSAVVAIVTGVVATIISGMAAYGLARTQRKAGGLIFLSFMLPMIVPNIVIGVSLFYVLAKIGLIATNTGIILGHTLSAMPIVFVILLTTFRSFDWRLLQAAATLGANGWQQIRLVLLPLIKGGAIAAFLFGLLHSFEELTIALFVGAGVKQTLPKQMWDDIILSISPTLAAASVFIVAVVTVLFVIAEKARPR from the coding sequence ATGGCCGAACTTTCCGCCAAAGACACCTTCTCACGGAAGCGCCTGCGAGCGGATAGCCTCTGGCTTACCATGCCGGGGCTTGTCTACATGGCTCTGTTGCTGATCCTGCCGGCTGGCGCGCTGATCTGGCAGTCCTTCATCGATCCGAAGTCCGGTGCTTTCGATCTGACCGTCTATCGGCAGATGTTCTCGGCCGGCGTCTACGTGAAGGTGCTCGCCAACACGTTCGCCATCTCGGCCCAAGTCACCATCGTCTGCCTTCTGGTCGGTTATCCCATCGCTGTCTGGCTGGCCGGCATGCCGGAACGTCGCCGGCGCATGGCCATGTGGCTGGTCCTGCTACCGTTCTGGGTCAGCCCGCTTCTGAAAAACTTCGCCTGGATCGTGCTGCTCGCCCGCAAGGGCATTGTCGCGCAGATGTTGATCGGCATGGGTTTCGATACCCAACTCGACCTGCTCTACGGCCGCGGCGCGGTTATCTTCGGCATGGCGCATGCCATGCTGCCTCTCGCGATCCTCACAATGCTGCCGACCATGCTGTCCATCGATGGTCGCCTCATCCCCGCCGCCATGACCATGGGCGCGAGCCGTAGCCAGTCCTTCTGGCGCATCTTCGTGCCGCTTTCCATGCCGGGCGTTGCCGCTGCCGGGCTGCTCATCTTCGTGATGGGCCTCGGTTTCTTCATCACGCCGGCTCTTCTGGGCTCGCCACGCGAAACGGTCATCGGCCAGATGATGATTACCCAGGTTCAGCAGCTGTTCAACCTGCGGCTTGGTGGCGCTCTTGCGACCCTCCTCCTTGCCGTGACGCTGACTACCATCGCCCTTTACGATCGTTTTTTCGGCATGTCGGCCGTCTCGGGCAATAGTGCTGCAGCCAGGCGCGGCGGCGTTGTCGGTGCTATCGGCGGCGTATTGATCGAGATCGGTGCGTTTGTCAGCGACTTCATTGCCAACCTGTTCCCAACGCGCCTTGGGCGTCGCGTCTTCACCACGTTCGTTTGGATTGTGATTGCAATCATGATCGTGCCGGTTCTGGCATTCCCGCCGATGGCTTTTTCCGGCTCGAGTTTTCTTGAGTTCCCACCGAAAAGCTTCTCGTTGCGATGGTTCCAGACCTATCTCAGCTCCGACCAGTGGATGGGTGCCACCACGCGTTCCGCCGTGGTCGCGATCGTGACAGGTGTTGTCGCCACCATCATTTCGGGCATGGCGGCCTATGGACTGGCACGCACGCAACGCAAGGCCGGTGGCCTGATCTTCCTGTCGTTCATGCTGCCAATGATTGTACCCAATATCGTCATCGGCGTATCGTTGTTCTATGTGCTTGCTAAAATCGGTCTGATCGCGACCAACACCGGCATCATCCTCGGTCACACGCTGTCGGCCATGCCGATCGTTTTCGTCATCCTGCTGACTACGTTCCGGAGTTTTGACTGGCGTCTTCTGCAGGCGGCCGCAACACTCGGCGCAAACGGCTGGCAGCAGATCCGTCTCGTTCTTCTTCCACTGATCAAGGGTGGTGCCATTGCGGCCTTCCTGTTCGGCCTGCTGCACTCCTTCGAAGAACTCACCATAGCGCTGTTCGTAGGTGCGGGCGTCAAGCAGACGCTCCCAAAGCAGATGTGGGACGATATCATTCTCAGCATTTCTCCGACCCTGGCTGCTGCCTCGGTCTTCATCGTGGCGGTGGTGACAGTACTCTTCGTCATCGCCGAAAAGGCAAGGCCGCGCTGA